From Actinoplanes oblitus, a single genomic window includes:
- a CDS encoding ABC transporter permease subunit, whose product MIAAEFRKLRTVRSTWLLLITAQLVVVAGVSGLMVSQSDALGPDGQRDAIAHAGLVSIFALVLGILAVAGEYRHRTITDTYLTEPRRERVVLAKLAVNVVAGLVFGLVAATVAVAATAIWVTAKGGAMAWNGDLWQAVGGAVGWNVAFAALGVGIGALVTNPLAAIAGSLAWIALVEGIVGQLIEDATRWLPFRLGPALEGLAGRGEFPPAWQAALALGGYVVAFVVAAVATTIRRDVS is encoded by the coding sequence GTGATCGCCGCGGAGTTCCGGAAACTGCGTACCGTGCGCAGCACCTGGCTGCTGCTGATCACCGCGCAACTGGTCGTGGTGGCCGGGGTGAGCGGGCTGATGGTGAGCCAGTCCGACGCGCTCGGCCCGGACGGGCAGCGCGACGCGATAGCCCACGCCGGCCTGGTGTCGATCTTCGCGCTGGTGCTCGGCATCCTCGCGGTGGCCGGCGAGTACCGGCACCGGACGATCACCGACACCTACCTGACCGAGCCCCGCCGGGAGCGGGTGGTGCTCGCCAAACTGGCCGTCAACGTCGTGGCCGGACTGGTCTTCGGCCTGGTCGCGGCAACAGTGGCGGTGGCCGCCACGGCGATCTGGGTGACCGCGAAGGGCGGCGCGATGGCCTGGAACGGTGACCTGTGGCAGGCGGTCGGCGGCGCGGTCGGCTGGAACGTCGCGTTCGCCGCGCTGGGCGTCGGGATCGGCGCGCTGGTCACCAATCCGCTCGCCGCGATCGCCGGCTCGCTGGCCTGGATCGCCCTGGTCGAGGGGATCGTCGGCCAGTTGATCGAGGACGCGACGCGCTGGCTGCCGTTCCGGCTCGGACCGGCCCTGGAGGGGCTGGCCGGGCGGGGCGAGTTCCCGCCGGCCTGGCAGGCCGCCCTGGCCCTGGGCGGTTATGTCGTGGCGTTCGTGGTGGCGGCGGTGGCCACCACGATCCGCCGGGACGTCAGTTGA
- a CDS encoding outer membrane protein assembly factor BamB family protein, translating into MRISQRLRVALTAGVVLAGTFLGWSPARAAEVGAESPVLPSFNGSVYAVAFRGSTVYAGGNFTSVTTHGRRVPRGRLAAFDARTGELLDWAPTADRTVRALAVTGDSVYAAGDFGTVSGAERDALARFDADSGELGEFSHEVAGSPRALAITHGRLYLAGDFTAVDDEERLRLAAFRLSDGELDEDWTPTADAPVYALATAGRRVYLGGSFHRTNDVSSTRRLSAVDARSGELVPGFRPQPSAVVYAVAADGDGVYAGLGGLGGRAESWTPAGRPRWSRYFDGDVQAVAALDGTAYVGGHFDRACTSATVDRFGDCDDDSRSRVKLAAIDSDGDLTDWAPQANGVQGVRALTASPSLGVIAAGGDFTMIGGDAHHRVATFN; encoded by the coding sequence ATGCGTATCTCTCAGCGGTTGCGGGTCGCGCTCACCGCCGGCGTCGTGCTCGCCGGAACGTTCCTCGGCTGGTCACCGGCCCGGGCCGCGGAGGTCGGCGCCGAGTCGCCGGTCCTGCCCTCGTTCAACGGTTCGGTCTACGCTGTCGCGTTCCGGGGCAGCACGGTGTACGCCGGCGGGAACTTCACCTCGGTCACCACGCACGGGCGGCGGGTGCCGCGGGGCCGGCTGGCCGCCTTCGACGCGCGCACCGGTGAGCTGCTCGACTGGGCGCCCACCGCGGACCGGACGGTACGCGCCCTGGCCGTCACCGGTGACTCGGTCTACGCGGCCGGCGACTTCGGCACCGTCTCCGGCGCCGAGCGCGACGCGCTGGCCCGGTTCGACGCCGACAGCGGTGAGCTGGGCGAGTTCTCGCACGAGGTGGCCGGGTCGCCGCGCGCGCTCGCCATCACGCACGGCCGCCTCTATCTGGCCGGCGACTTCACCGCCGTGGACGACGAGGAACGGCTGCGGCTGGCCGCGTTCCGGCTCTCCGACGGTGAGCTCGACGAGGACTGGACGCCGACCGCCGACGCCCCGGTCTACGCGCTGGCCACGGCGGGCCGCCGGGTCTATCTGGGCGGGAGCTTCCACCGTACGAACGACGTCTCGTCGACCCGGCGGCTGAGCGCTGTCGACGCCCGCAGCGGCGAGCTGGTCCCGGGTTTCCGGCCGCAGCCCAGCGCTGTCGTGTACGCGGTGGCTGCCGACGGCGACGGCGTCTACGCCGGGCTGGGCGGGCTGGGCGGCCGCGCCGAGTCGTGGACGCCGGCCGGCCGGCCGCGCTGGTCCCGGTACTTCGACGGCGACGTGCAGGCGGTGGCGGCGCTGGACGGCACGGCGTACGTCGGCGGGCACTTCGACAGGGCCTGCACCAGCGCGACAGTCGACAGGTTCGGTGACTGCGACGACGACTCCCGGTCCCGGGTCAAGCTCGCCGCCATCGACTCGGACGGCGACCTGACCGACTGGGCGCCGCAGGCCAACGGCGTTCAGGGCGTCCGGGCGCTGACCGCCAGCCCGTCGCTGGGTGTGATCGCCGCCGGCGGTGACTTCACCATGATCGGCGGCGACGCACACCATCGGGTCGCCACCTTCAACTGA
- a CDS encoding putative bifunctional diguanylate cyclase/phosphodiesterase, with protein MRLRRVRRRAGARTSSRLFATYAAASLIPVMVLGAVMWQGYRRDATEQGRRQGLAQAAVIAEMAVAPAMDGADLDHGLTADQLEGMRRATELAVFHGSILRLRVRGFTGQVVFSDDGSTGGGLPVADPDFQAAAAGGSRVKVIGGPGQEVIRVVQPLVASASGQAIGVLELYLPYQGIAAQSRAQLARFAQRVAAGLAALYLVLALLAWWTTRSLGRYAARQEYQATHDMLTGLPNRAAFRSRAEQVLEVAERDGGHGAVVLLDLNRFKEVNDTLGHHAGDELLKVVAERLRAGLGDGDLLARLGGDEFAMLLPGRDAAQAVALLAWVRDRVAEELVLYDVPLSMEASFGVALYPEHGTGLQDLTQRADAAMYHGKRGTEDIVVFAGGAAGHPHQWLKIQAELRHALERDELVLWYQPKVELPDAEITGVEALVRWQHPERGLLPPGEFLPAAEHSGLIAPLTEWVLRRALADQAGWTATGQDWTLSVNVSARNLDAPGFVGYVAALLAETGARADRLILEVTETALAGDADTAVRAVNELGALGVGISVDDFGTGYTSLSHLRGLPITEIKIDRAFVADVDRDPQSQAIVRSVIELAHGLGSRVTAEGVETPEIHRWLVEAGCDEGQGWLYGRPVPWPQVAVEPLTERTVR; from the coding sequence ATGCGGTTGCGCCGAGTCCGACGGCGGGCAGGCGCGCGGACCAGTTCCCGCCTGTTCGCCACCTACGCTGCCGCCAGCCTGATCCCGGTGATGGTGCTGGGCGCGGTGATGTGGCAGGGATATCGCCGGGATGCCACCGAGCAGGGCCGCCGGCAGGGACTGGCGCAGGCCGCGGTGATCGCCGAGATGGCTGTCGCCCCGGCGATGGACGGCGCGGACCTCGACCACGGGCTGACCGCCGACCAGTTGGAGGGCATGCGGCGGGCCACCGAGCTGGCCGTCTTCCACGGGTCGATCCTGCGGCTGCGGGTGCGCGGGTTCACCGGGCAGGTGGTGTTCTCCGACGACGGCTCGACCGGTGGCGGGCTGCCGGTGGCGGACCCGGACTTCCAGGCCGCGGCGGCCGGCGGATCGCGGGTCAAGGTGATCGGCGGGCCCGGGCAGGAGGTGATCCGGGTGGTGCAGCCGCTGGTGGCGAGCGCGTCCGGGCAGGCCATCGGGGTGCTCGAGCTGTATCTGCCGTACCAGGGGATCGCCGCGCAGTCGCGCGCCCAGCTGGCCCGGTTCGCCCAGCGGGTGGCGGCCGGCCTGGCCGCGCTCTACCTGGTTCTGGCCCTGCTGGCCTGGTGGACCACCCGGTCACTGGGCAGGTACGCGGCCCGGCAGGAGTACCAGGCCACCCACGACATGCTGACCGGTCTGCCCAACCGGGCCGCCTTCCGGAGCCGGGCCGAGCAGGTGCTGGAGGTCGCCGAGCGGGACGGCGGGCACGGCGCCGTGGTGCTGCTCGACCTCAACCGGTTCAAGGAGGTCAACGACACGCTCGGCCACCACGCCGGCGACGAGCTGCTCAAGGTCGTCGCCGAGCGGCTGCGCGCCGGTCTCGGCGACGGCGACCTGCTGGCCCGGCTGGGCGGCGACGAGTTCGCCATGCTGCTGCCCGGCCGGGACGCCGCCCAGGCGGTGGCGCTGCTGGCGTGGGTCCGCGACCGGGTCGCCGAGGAGCTGGTGCTGTACGACGTGCCGCTGAGCATGGAGGCCAGCTTCGGTGTGGCGCTCTACCCGGAGCACGGGACCGGGCTGCAGGACCTCACGCAGCGCGCGGACGCCGCCATGTACCACGGCAAGCGCGGCACCGAGGACATCGTGGTCTTCGCCGGCGGGGCGGCCGGGCATCCGCACCAGTGGCTGAAGATCCAGGCCGAGCTGCGGCACGCGCTGGAGCGGGACGAGCTGGTGCTCTGGTACCAGCCCAAGGTCGAGCTGCCGGACGCCGAGATCACCGGGGTGGAGGCGCTGGTCCGCTGGCAGCACCCGGAACGCGGGCTGCTGCCGCCCGGCGAGTTCCTGCCGGCCGCCGAGCACTCCGGGCTGATCGCACCGCTCACCGAGTGGGTGCTGCGCCGGGCGCTGGCCGACCAGGCCGGCTGGACCGCCACCGGGCAGGACTGGACGCTCTCGGTGAACGTGTCGGCCCGCAACCTGGACGCGCCCGGCTTCGTCGGGTACGTCGCCGCCCTGCTCGCCGAGACCGGCGCCCGCGCCGACCGGCTGATCCTGGAGGTCACCGAGACCGCGCTGGCCGGGGACGCGGACACCGCGGTCCGGGCGGTGAACGAGCTGGGCGCGCTCGGCGTCGGCATCTCGGTGGACGACTTCGGCACCGGGTACACCAGCCTGTCGCACCTGCGCGGGCTGCCGATCACCGAGATCAAGATCGACCGGGCGTTCGTCGCCGACGTCGACCGGGACCCGCAGAGCCAGGCGATCGTCCGCTCGGTGATCGAGCTGGCGCACGGGCTGGGCAGCCGGGTCACCGCCGAGGGCGTGGAGACGCCGGAGATCCACCGCTGGCTCGTCGAAGCCGGCTGCGACGAGGGACAGGGCTGGTTGTACGGCCGTCCGGTGCCCTGGCCGCAGGTCGCCGTCGAACCGCTCACCGAGAGGACCGTTCGATGA
- a CDS encoding ABC transporter substrate-binding protein, with amino-acid sequence MNVFRRALALTGVLAVLAAGGCDATMGNKGTGLDLTAAVTTDEALHAALPPAIRDRGFIRLVTDASYAPMEYFAADGRTIIGFEPDLSAALGGVLGIRLEMVVGDFATALDEVNRGTYDGVFSSMTDSAERQKKADFVDYFSTGTSILVQRGNPAHIRNLTDLCGQRVAVEAGTFQEDMIARRQRRCGPDPILVTSLKTNADALLHLRTGRAVAVLNDFPPASYLVTDPRTNMYYQLASDMQYETGLFGIAVAKSSPGLRDALKGALDRLISTGTYGELLQRWGLASGAVTEATVNAGH; translated from the coding sequence ATGAACGTTTTCCGCCGTGCCCTGGCGCTGACCGGGGTCCTCGCCGTGCTCGCCGCCGGTGGCTGTGACGCCACGATGGGGAACAAGGGCACCGGGCTGGACCTCACCGCGGCCGTCACCACCGACGAGGCCCTGCATGCCGCGCTCCCGCCGGCTATCCGGGACCGTGGGTTCATCCGGCTGGTCACCGATGCCAGTTACGCGCCGATGGAGTACTTCGCCGCGGACGGGCGGACCATCATCGGTTTCGAGCCGGACCTGTCCGCCGCGCTCGGCGGCGTGCTCGGCATCCGGCTGGAGATGGTGGTCGGCGACTTCGCCACCGCGCTGGACGAGGTGAACCGCGGCACTTACGACGGGGTGTTCTCGTCGATGACCGACAGCGCCGAGCGGCAGAAGAAGGCCGACTTCGTCGACTACTTCAGCACCGGGACGTCGATCCTGGTGCAGCGCGGGAACCCGGCGCACATCCGGAACCTGACCGATCTGTGCGGGCAGCGGGTGGCGGTGGAGGCCGGCACCTTCCAGGAGGACATGATCGCCCGCCGGCAGCGGCGCTGCGGCCCCGACCCGATCCTGGTCACGTCGCTGAAGACCAACGCGGACGCCCTGCTGCACCTGCGCACCGGCCGGGCGGTGGCCGTGCTCAACGACTTCCCGCCGGCGTCGTACCTGGTCACCGACCCGCGGACGAACATGTACTACCAGCTCGCCTCGGACATGCAGTACGAGACGGGGCTGTTCGGCATCGCGGTGGCCAAGAGCAGCCCGGGGCTGCGGGACGCCCTCAAGGGTGCGCTGGACCGGCTGATCAGCACCGGCACATACGGCGAGCTGCTCCAGCGCTGGGGGCTCGCCTCGGGCGCGGTCACCGAGGCGACGGTGAACGCCGGACATTGA
- a CDS encoding TetR/AcrR family transcriptional regulator, which yields MSSDSDLTARARIRDAAIGLFAEKGIAGATIRDIAQAAGVSSGLLRHHFGSKEGLRDACDEWALSRISELQIRFAATQVVGALPPDTMTLQRFLVRSLMDGSPTGTKMFAEAVDRGGYWLEKTGIESADPRAFVAVLGAMKMGMFLMHEQLSTVLGEDVSVLPGWLRMVRAAVEVFERPLLTPEQADQARKALDRLARHEGEQP from the coding sequence GTGAGTAGCGACAGCGACCTGACCGCGCGGGCCCGGATCCGCGACGCCGCCATCGGGCTCTTCGCCGAGAAGGGCATCGCCGGCGCCACGATCCGGGACATCGCGCAGGCCGCCGGGGTCTCCTCCGGTCTGCTCCGGCACCACTTCGGCTCCAAGGAGGGCCTGCGCGACGCCTGCGACGAGTGGGCGCTGAGCCGCATCTCCGAGCTGCAGATCCGGTTCGCGGCGACCCAGGTGGTCGGCGCCCTCCCGCCGGACACCATGACCCTGCAGCGGTTCCTGGTGCGCTCGCTGATGGACGGCTCGCCCACCGGGACGAAGATGTTCGCCGAGGCGGTCGACCGCGGCGGCTACTGGCTGGAGAAAACCGGCATCGAGAGCGCGGATCCGCGCGCGTTCGTGGCCGTCCTCGGCGCCATGAAGATGGGCATGTTCCTCATGCACGAGCAGCTCAGCACCGTGCTCGGCGAGGATGTCAGCGTGCTGCCCGGCTGGCTGCGCATGGTCCGTGCCGCGGTGGAGGTCTTCGAGCGGCCGCTGCTCACCCCGGAACAGGCCGACCAGGCCAGGAAGGCGCTGGATCGGCTCGCACGCCACGAAGGGGAGCAGCCATGA
- a CDS encoding ABC transporter ATP-binding protein produces MTEAIDAVGLTKRFGKVAALDGLDLQVRTGEVHGFLGPNGAGKTTTIRILLGLTRHNGGTVRLLGGDPWSDATRLHRRLAYVPGDVTFWPHLTGGEVIDLLGRLRGGLDPKRRDDLIERFELDPRKKGRTYSKGNRQKVALIAALASDVELLLLDEPTAGLDPLMEEVFREVITQEKRRGDRTVLLSSHILAEVEALCDRLTIIRDGRSVETGTLDDLRHLTRTTIRAELTGPVNGLAGLAGVHDLTSTDGRVAFDVDADALEPALRSLVAAGVRSLVSQPPSLEELFLRHYTRGEAGGAR; encoded by the coding sequence ATGACCGAGGCCATCGACGCGGTCGGACTGACCAAGCGATTCGGGAAGGTCGCCGCCCTGGACGGGCTGGACCTCCAGGTCCGGACCGGGGAGGTGCACGGCTTCCTCGGGCCGAACGGCGCCGGCAAGACCACCACGATCCGCATCCTGCTCGGGCTCACGCGCCACAACGGCGGGACCGTGCGCCTGCTCGGCGGCGACCCGTGGTCCGACGCGACCCGGCTGCACCGGCGTCTGGCGTACGTGCCGGGCGACGTCACCTTCTGGCCCCACCTCACCGGCGGCGAGGTGATCGACCTGCTCGGCCGGTTACGCGGCGGGCTCGACCCGAAACGGCGCGACGACCTGATCGAGCGATTCGAGCTGGACCCGCGGAAGAAGGGGCGGACGTACTCGAAGGGCAACCGGCAGAAGGTGGCGCTCATCGCCGCCCTGGCCTCGGACGTGGAGTTGCTGCTCCTGGACGAGCCCACCGCCGGCCTGGACCCGTTGATGGAGGAGGTCTTCCGCGAGGTCATCACGCAGGAGAAACGGCGCGGTGACCGGACCGTGCTGCTCTCCAGTCACATCCTGGCCGAGGTCGAGGCGCTCTGCGACCGGCTCACCATCATCCGCGACGGCCGCTCGGTGGAGACCGGCACGCTGGACGACCTGCGGCACCTGACCCGGACCACGATCCGCGCCGAGCTGACCGGTCCGGTCAACGGACTGGCCGGTCTCGCCGGGGTGCACGACCTGACCAGCACCGACGGCCGGGTCGCCTTCGACGTGGACGCCGACGCCCTCGAGCCGGCGCTGCGGTCCCTGGTCGCGGCCGGGGTCCGCAGCCTGGTCAGCCAGCCGCCGTCGCTCGAGGAGCTGTTTCTGCGGCACTACACCCGCGGCGAGGCCGGGGGCGCGCGATGA